The proteins below are encoded in one region of Nocardioides marmorisolisilvae:
- a CDS encoding sigma-70 family RNA polymerase sigma factor — translation MDWTACERGLASLREAVCDAWAGLVDPFAPLTMSPAPAGGADAGHRTRSDARWLLSQILDERPDVLASAAADRVRRSNGFGDADLAASSADDEAEGDRLIALVELARTGDKEAFGQLYDHYHVSVFRFLYYRVSSTTLAEDLTAETFFRALRSMSSFRWQGKDFGAWLMTIARNLAADHFKAGRTRLEQTTEDMQTLDTTTDGPEGEVLTALSNEALVAALGDLPGEQRDCLVMRFLEGLSIAETAEVLGRSSGAVKQLQLRGVRNLAKLLPAEAFA, via the coding sequence ATGGACTGGACGGCATGCGAGCGGGGTCTGGCGTCGCTCCGTGAGGCCGTCTGCGACGCCTGGGCCGGACTTGTCGATCCGTTCGCACCGCTCACGATGAGCCCTGCCCCCGCGGGCGGCGCCGACGCCGGGCACCGCACCCGGTCCGACGCACGGTGGCTGCTCAGCCAGATCCTCGACGAGCGCCCGGACGTGCTCGCCTCCGCAGCCGCTGACCGGGTCCGTCGGTCCAACGGCTTCGGCGACGCCGACCTGGCCGCCTCCTCCGCCGACGACGAGGCCGAGGGTGACCGACTGATCGCGCTGGTCGAGTTGGCTCGTACCGGCGACAAGGAGGCGTTCGGCCAACTCTACGATCACTACCACGTCTCCGTGTTCCGGTTCCTCTACTACCGCGTCTCCTCCACCACCCTCGCCGAGGACCTCACTGCGGAGACGTTCTTCCGTGCGCTGCGCAGCATGAGCTCGTTCCGCTGGCAGGGCAAGGACTTCGGGGCGTGGCTGATGACGATCGCGCGCAACCTCGCTGCCGACCACTTCAAGGCCGGCCGCACCCGGCTGGAGCAGACCACCGAGGACATGCAGACCCTCGACACCACCACCGACGGCCCCGAAGGCGAGGTGCTCACCGCGCTCAGCAACGAGGCCCTGGTGGCCGCGCTGGGCGACCTGCCCGGCGAGCAGCGGGACTGCTTGGTGATGCGGTTCCTCGAAGGTCTGTCGATCGCGGAGACCGCCGAGGTCCTCGGGCGCAGCTCAGGAGCGGTCAAGCAGCTGCAGCTGCGCGGAGTACGCAACCTCGCGAAGCTGCTGCCGGCGGAGGCGTTCGCATGA
- a CDS encoding DUF5667 domain-containing protein produces the protein MSPQFAARRAAEEFASVIDGPTRSDVADRYADLVGTVMLLREHPQPLPRPEFVTDLRERLMDAADLLPAQPTRLRPSAPARRRPAGWRQRHLGAAAAALVLVGGTAGMAAAAQSALPGQALYPVKRGIEQVEVQMSGNDAARGRQLLVQAGTRLEEVRSLVAEPSEAHATPQLVDQTLAAFTASADQGSDLLFRSYQSGGENDDIAAVRDFTAGHMSALRQLAAHAPSQSSPAFRRAGSAVADIDQQARTLCGACSDRAPVSLPRVLDDMVSARSLTALVTVPTARADQAARAGSRARAEARAAQEAASRSAGTGATTHTPSLSSPGATSTAPPAAGASTPQVGTLGAALPKPSKHPVTDLVKGLTSGVPLANGLGDTLNGVTAPLDDTLNGVGDAVKGLLNPPQG, from the coding sequence ATGAGTCCCCAGTTCGCGGCACGACGCGCTGCCGAGGAATTCGCGAGCGTCATCGACGGGCCCACCCGATCGGACGTGGCCGATCGCTACGCCGACCTCGTCGGCACCGTCATGCTGCTCCGCGAGCACCCGCAGCCCCTGCCGCGCCCCGAGTTCGTCACCGACCTGCGCGAGCGCCTCATGGATGCCGCAGACCTGCTCCCCGCGCAGCCGACCCGGCTTCGTCCGTCGGCGCCGGCGCGTCGACGGCCCGCGGGCTGGCGGCAACGCCACCTCGGCGCGGCCGCGGCGGCACTGGTCCTGGTGGGCGGCACCGCCGGCATGGCTGCGGCGGCCCAGTCCGCGCTCCCCGGCCAGGCCCTCTACCCGGTCAAGCGCGGCATCGAGCAGGTCGAGGTCCAGATGTCCGGCAACGACGCGGCGCGCGGCCGGCAGCTGCTCGTCCAGGCCGGCACCCGGCTCGAGGAGGTCCGGTCCCTGGTCGCCGAGCCCAGTGAGGCCCATGCGACGCCACAGCTCGTCGACCAGACCCTGGCGGCCTTCACCGCAAGCGCGGACCAGGGCTCCGACCTGCTGTTCCGCAGCTATCAGTCCGGCGGCGAGAACGACGACATCGCTGCGGTCCGTGACTTCACCGCGGGCCACATGAGCGCGCTGCGGCAGCTCGCCGCGCACGCTCCGTCGCAGAGCAGCCCGGCCTTCCGCCGAGCCGGTTCGGCCGTGGCCGACATCGATCAGCAGGCCCGCACGCTGTGCGGTGCGTGCTCCGACCGGGCTCCGGTGAGCCTCCCGCGGGTGCTGGACGACATGGTGTCCGCCCGATCACTGACCGCGTTGGTCACGGTGCCGACCGCCCGGGCCGACCAGGCCGCCCGCGCGGGCAGCAGGGCCCGGGCCGAGGCTCGCGCAGCCCAGGAAGCGGCATCGCGGTCGGCCGGGACGGGAGCCACGACGCACACCCCGTCCCTGAGCAGCCCGGGAGCCACCAGCACGGCGCCGCCCGCGGCCGGCGCGTCGACTCCTCAGGTCGGCACGCTGGGCGCCGCGCTTCCCAAGCCGAGCAAGCACCCCGTGACCGACCTGGTCAAGGGGCTGACCAGTGGCGTTCCGTTGGCCAACGGGCTCGGTGACACGCTGAACGGCGTGACCGCGCCCCTCGACGACACCCTCAACGGCGTCGGTGACGCCGTGAAGGGTCTGCTCAACCCGCCCCAGGGCTGA
- a CDS encoding lysophospholipid acyltransferase family protein, which yields MSEGNVIPIGTRGRPGRGTGAARPSASARSLAGKKPARRPVVDPDAPDPAELTNQPPVPTDRAPVTTHPAGRPTHGIPVGDWLAAFTSASKEIFGDTWEPRLAEFLAFLRRRVTGDYTVDEFGFDPEVTERFLVAALRPIKEKWFRVEVRGAENIPAEGGALVVSNHSGTIPVDGLMTMVSIHDHAHRFLRPLGADLVFRLPVVSELARRAGTTLACNEDAERMLRGGELVGVWPEGFKGIGKPFSERYKLQRFGRGGFVSAAIRTGVPIIPTSVVGAEEIYPLVGNIPSLARLLGVPYIPITPLFPLLGPLGLVPLPSKWLIEFGEPIRTDEYDPAAADDPMLVFNVTDQVRESVQQTLYALLMQRKSVFS from the coding sequence ATGAGCGAGGGCAACGTGATCCCGATCGGCACCCGTGGTCGCCCCGGTCGCGGCACCGGTGCCGCGCGACCGTCCGCGTCGGCCCGCAGCCTGGCCGGGAAGAAGCCGGCTCGCCGCCCCGTGGTCGACCCTGACGCGCCCGACCCTGCGGAGCTGACGAACCAGCCCCCGGTCCCGACCGACCGCGCTCCGGTCACCACCCACCCGGCCGGCCGACCGACGCACGGCATTCCGGTGGGCGACTGGCTCGCGGCCTTCACCTCGGCCTCCAAGGAGATCTTCGGGGACACCTGGGAGCCCCGGCTGGCCGAGTTCCTGGCCTTCCTGCGGCGCCGGGTCACCGGCGACTACACCGTCGACGAGTTCGGCTTCGACCCCGAGGTCACCGAGCGGTTCCTGGTCGCGGCCCTGCGGCCGATCAAGGAGAAGTGGTTCCGGGTCGAGGTGCGCGGCGCCGAGAACATCCCTGCCGAGGGCGGCGCGCTGGTCGTCTCCAACCACTCCGGCACGATCCCGGTCGACGGGTTGATGACGATGGTGAGCATCCACGATCACGCGCACCGGTTCCTGCGTCCGCTGGGCGCGGACCTGGTCTTCCGACTGCCCGTGGTCAGCGAGCTCGCCCGCCGGGCCGGGACCACGCTCGCCTGCAACGAGGATGCCGAGCGGATGCTGCGCGGCGGTGAGCTCGTCGGCGTCTGGCCCGAGGGGTTCAAGGGCATCGGCAAGCCCTTCTCCGAGCGCTACAAGCTTCAGCGCTTCGGTCGGGGTGGCTTCGTCTCGGCCGCGATCCGGACCGGCGTACCGATCATCCCGACGTCGGTGGTGGGGGCCGAGGAGATCTACCCGCTGGTCGGCAACATCCCCTCGCTCGCCCGGCTGCTGGGGGTGCCCTACATCCCGATCACGCCGCTGTTCCCGCTGCTCGGTCCGCTCGGACTGGTGCCCCTGCCCTCGAAGTGGCTCATCGAGTTCGGCGAGCCGATCCGCACCGACGAGTACGACCCGGCGGCGGCCGACGATCCGATGCTGGTCTTCAACGTCACCGATCAGGTCCGCGAGTCGGTGCAGCAGACGCTCTACGCGCTCCTGATGCAGCGCAAGTCCGTCTTCTCCTGA
- a CDS encoding NAD-dependent epimerase/dehydratase family protein, which yields MGRVVLVTGVAGDLGRRFARRLAEHPDIERVVGVDVTPPKLGVGRMQFVRADIRNPVIAKVMIREQVDTVVHAAVASRPAPGGSGSMKELNVIGTMQLLAACQQAPQLRHLVVRSSTAVYGASNRDPAMFVEGMNARRAPRTGFPKDVGEVESYVRGFARRRPDVRVTTLRMANMMGPIVYSPLTAYFRLPLVPTVLGFDPRLQFLHEHDAHGALERATLHDVPGTFNIAGDGVMMLSQAVRRLGKPALPLPPFAVSAFGSTVGQAKRVDFSPEQVAFLTYGRGVDNTRMRTELGYEPVYSTEQAFDDFAAGIKPGVLRADRVRAAETTLVRALSGGAG from the coding sequence ATGGGTCGCGTCGTACTCGTCACAGGGGTTGCCGGCGACCTGGGCAGGCGGTTCGCACGGCGGCTCGCCGAGCACCCTGACATCGAGCGGGTGGTCGGTGTCGACGTGACCCCGCCCAAGCTCGGTGTCGGCCGGATGCAGTTCGTCCGTGCCGACATCCGGAACCCGGTGATCGCCAAGGTCATGATCCGCGAGCAGGTCGACACTGTCGTGCACGCGGCCGTCGCCTCACGACCGGCGCCGGGTGGCAGCGGCTCGATGAAGGAGCTCAACGTCATCGGGACCATGCAGCTGCTCGCGGCCTGCCAGCAGGCGCCGCAGCTGCGTCACCTGGTGGTCCGGTCCAGCACTGCGGTGTACGGCGCCTCCAACCGCGACCCGGCGATGTTCGTCGAGGGCATGAACGCCCGGCGAGCGCCTCGGACCGGATTTCCCAAGGACGTCGGCGAGGTCGAGTCCTACGTGCGCGGGTTCGCCCGTCGCCGCCCCGACGTACGCGTCACCACCCTGCGGATGGCGAACATGATGGGCCCGATCGTGTACTCCCCGCTGACGGCGTACTTCCGGCTGCCGTTGGTGCCGACCGTCCTCGGGTTCGACCCGCGGCTGCAGTTCCTGCACGAGCACGACGCCCACGGAGCACTCGAGCGCGCGACGCTCCACGACGTCCCCGGGACGTTCAACATCGCCGGTGACGGCGTGATGATGCTGTCCCAGGCGGTACGCCGGCTCGGCAAGCCGGCCCTGCCGCTACCACCGTTCGCGGTGTCGGCGTTCGGCTCCACCGTCGGTCAGGCCAAGCGGGTCGACTTCTCCCCCGAGCAGGTCGCCTTCCTCACCTATGGGCGCGGGGTGGACAACACCCGGATGCGCACCGAGCTCGGCTACGAGCCGGTCTACTCGACCGAGCAGGCCTTCGACGACTTCGCGGCGGGGATCAAGCCGGGTGTGCTCCGTGCCGACCGGGTCCGGGCCGCGGAGACGACACTGGTCCGGGCCCTGTCAGGAGGAGCCGGATGA
- a CDS encoding 30S ribosomal protein bS22, giving the protein MGSVIKKRRKRMAKKKHRKLLKKTRVQRRRLGK; this is encoded by the coding sequence GTGGGATCCGTCATCAAGAAGCGTCGCAAGCGCATGGCCAAGAAGAAGCACCGCAAGCTGCTGAAGAAGACGCGCGTGCAGCGTCGTCGCCTCGGCAAGTAG
- a CDS encoding helix-turn-helix domain-containing protein — protein sequence MASKTSGDISEVKFLTVAEVASVMRVSKMTVYRLVHSGDLPAVRVGRSFRVSEEDVNEYLRKSFFQTG from the coding sequence ATGGCAAGCAAGACGTCCGGAGACATCTCCGAGGTCAAGTTCCTGACAGTGGCTGAAGTCGCCTCCGTCATGCGCGTCTCCAAGATGACCGTCTACCGCCTCGTGCACTCGGGCGACCTGCCCGCGGTCCGGGTCGGTCGCTCCTTCCGGGTGAGCGAGGAAGACGTGAACGAGTACCTGCGCAAGAGCTTCTTCCAGACCGGCTGA
- the proC gene encoding pyrroline-5-carboxylate reductase, whose product MTIAIVGVGVMGEALLSGLLRAGTPGPDLLVCEKRAERASELTERYGVSVVPGTDQVARAETVLLVVKPQDMADVLTDLAPHLHAGQLVVSLAAGITTAFIEQHLPDGVAVVRVMPNTPALVDEGMAAISGGTHCDGAHLDRAEQLMRATGRVLQVPEKYLDAVTAISGSGPAYLFFVVEAMIEAGVHLGLPRSTATELVVQTVVGSAKLLRETGEHPTVLRERVTSPGGTTAAAIRQLEDHKVRAAFITAMEAARDRSRELAAGSE is encoded by the coding sequence ATGACGATCGCGATCGTCGGCGTCGGCGTGATGGGCGAGGCCCTCCTCTCCGGGCTGCTGCGCGCCGGTACGCCGGGCCCGGACCTGCTGGTCTGCGAGAAGCGAGCCGAGCGCGCCTCCGAGCTCACCGAGCGCTACGGCGTCAGCGTGGTGCCCGGCACCGACCAGGTGGCCCGGGCCGAGACCGTGCTGCTCGTGGTCAAGCCGCAGGACATGGCCGACGTGCTGACCGACCTGGCGCCGCACCTGCACGCCGGGCAGCTGGTCGTCTCGCTCGCGGCCGGCATCACCACCGCCTTCATCGAGCAGCACCTCCCCGACGGAGTGGCGGTGGTCCGGGTGATGCCCAATACCCCCGCACTGGTCGACGAGGGAATGGCTGCGATCAGTGGCGGCACCCACTGCGACGGCGCGCACCTCGACCGGGCCGAGCAGCTGATGCGCGCCACCGGCCGAGTGCTGCAGGTGCCGGAGAAGTACCTCGATGCGGTCACCGCGATCTCCGGGTCGGGCCCGGCGTACCTCTTCTTCGTGGTCGAGGCCATGATCGAGGCCGGCGTACATCTCGGGCTGCCGCGAAGCACCGCAACCGAGCTGGTGGTCCAGACGGTGGTCGGCTCCGCCAAGCTGCTGCGCGAGACGGGCGAGCACCCGACCGTGCTGCGGGAGCGGGTCACGTCCCCGGGCGGGACCACCGCCGCCGCGATCCGGCAGTTGGAGGACCACAAGGTCAGGGCCGCGTTCATCACCGCGATGGAGGCCGCGCGGGACCGCTCCAGGGAGCTGGCAGCCGGCTCGGAGTGA
- a CDS encoding proline dehydrogenase family protein, with protein sequence MLREPLLLLSRSSRVKDLVTRLPISSTIVNRYVPGETTADAVAATRALVDDGLVVSIDHLGEDTRDEQQAEAIVTAYLELIDQLAAAGLAHGAEVSVKLSAIGQALPEVGPKVSLENARRICRAARNVGTTVTIDMEDHTTTDQTLTTLHELRKDHPETGAVLQAYLRRTEGDCRALAHEGSRVRLCKGAYNEPDSVAWTDRLEVDKSYVRCLKVLMAGQGYPMVATHDPRMIRIATALATRNGRMPGSYEFQMLYGIRPDEQRRLAAGGETVRVYLPYGREWYGYLMRRLAERPANLTFFLRSLVSKR encoded by the coding sequence GTGCTTCGCGAACCACTGCTGCTGCTGTCCCGCAGTTCCCGGGTGAAGGACCTGGTCACCCGACTGCCGATCAGCAGCACCATCGTCAACCGCTACGTCCCCGGCGAGACGACTGCGGACGCCGTCGCGGCCACCCGCGCCCTCGTCGATGACGGTCTGGTGGTGAGCATCGACCACCTCGGCGAGGACACCCGTGACGAGCAGCAGGCCGAGGCGATCGTGACCGCCTACCTCGAGCTCATCGACCAGCTCGCGGCGGCCGGCCTCGCCCATGGCGCCGAGGTGAGCGTGAAGCTGTCTGCGATCGGGCAGGCGCTGCCCGAGGTGGGCCCGAAGGTGTCCCTGGAGAACGCGCGCCGGATCTGTCGCGCCGCTCGCAACGTGGGCACCACGGTCACCATCGACATGGAGGACCACACCACCACCGACCAGACCTTGACGACCCTGCACGAGCTGCGCAAGGACCATCCGGAGACCGGTGCGGTACTGCAGGCCTACCTGCGGCGCACCGAGGGGGACTGTCGCGCGCTCGCGCACGAGGGCTCCCGGGTCCGGCTCTGCAAGGGTGCCTACAACGAGCCCGACTCCGTCGCGTGGACCGACCGGCTCGAGGTCGACAAGTCCTATGTGCGCTGTCTGAAGGTGCTCATGGCCGGGCAGGGCTACCCGATGGTCGCCACCCACGACCCGCGGATGATCCGGATCGCCACCGCGCTCGCCACGCGCAACGGGCGGATGCCGGGTAGCTACGAGTTCCAGATGCTCTACGGGATCCGACCCGACGAGCAGCGCCGTCTCGCCGCCGGCGGCGAGACCGTCCGGGTCTATCTTCCCTATGGCCGCGAGTGGTACGGCTACCTGATGAGAAGGCTCGCCGAGCGCCCTGCCAACCTGACATTCTTCCTGCGTTCGCTGGTCTCCAAGAGGTAG
- a CDS encoding ABC transporter permease — protein MTPRITLAVAARVLIQLRRDRRTLVMLVVLPCAIMALLWWMFRNSAVAGFGSLAPPMLALIPFIVMFLVTSVTTLRERTSGTLERLLAMPMGKGDFLGGYALAFGLVAVVQSVLAVGTCVLFLGLDVAGPVALLCLVAIVDAVLGTALGLFVSAFARTEFQAVQFMPAVVIPQILLCGLFIERSALPDVLRQVSDVLPLSYAVDAIDHVTHGSDGTWGDLAIVVAYVLAGLVLGALTLRRRSA, from the coding sequence ATGACTCCCCGGATCACCCTGGCGGTGGCCGCGCGGGTGCTCATCCAGCTGCGCCGCGACCGCCGTACTCTCGTGATGCTGGTGGTGCTGCCCTGCGCGATCATGGCGCTGCTGTGGTGGATGTTCCGCAACAGCGCGGTCGCTGGCTTCGGGTCCCTGGCGCCGCCGATGCTGGCGCTGATCCCGTTCATCGTGATGTTCCTGGTCACCTCGGTGACGACCCTGCGCGAGCGCACGTCGGGCACGCTCGAGCGGTTGCTCGCGATGCCGATGGGCAAGGGTGACTTCCTGGGCGGGTACGCCCTCGCCTTCGGCCTGGTGGCGGTGGTGCAGTCGGTGCTGGCGGTGGGGACCTGTGTGCTCTTCCTCGGCCTCGACGTCGCCGGTCCGGTCGCGCTGCTGTGTCTGGTCGCCATCGTCGACGCGGTGCTGGGGACCGCGTTGGGCCTGTTCGTCTCGGCCTTCGCGCGTACGGAGTTCCAGGCCGTCCAGTTCATGCCGGCGGTGGTGATCCCGCAGATCCTGCTGTGCGGGCTGTTCATCGAGCGCAGCGCCCTGCCGGACGTACTCCGCCAGGTCTCCGACGTGCTGCCACTGTCGTACGCCGTGGACGCGATCGATCACGTCACCCATGGGTCGGACGGGACGTGGGGCGACCTCGCGATCGTGGTCGCCTACGTGCTCGCCGGTCTCGTGCTGGGCGCGCTCACGCTGCGTCGGCGCTCCGCCTGA
- a CDS encoding ABC transporter ATP-binding protein — translation MTAAAAERVQAHAVEVQGLVVHRGDREVLHGLDFTIPAGQVTGLLGPSGCGKSTLMRTLVGVQAGVTGSARVLGQPAGARQLRSRIGYVTQAASVYDDLSVRENLRFFARVLGVGAARVDALVEQVDLVDHRDQVVRDLSGGQRSRVSLAVALLHSPDLLVLDEPTVGLDPVLRLQLWKMFHDLADAGAAVLVSSHVMDEAERCDRLLLMRDGVFLADGTPAEIKQRTGTTTVEQAFLAIVEGTP, via the coding sequence ATGACCGCAGCAGCGGCAGAGCGGGTGCAGGCCCACGCGGTCGAGGTGCAGGGCCTGGTCGTGCACCGAGGCGACCGGGAGGTGCTGCACGGGCTCGACTTCACCATCCCCGCCGGCCAGGTCACCGGCCTGCTCGGGCCGTCCGGCTGCGGCAAGTCGACCCTGATGCGCACCCTCGTCGGGGTCCAGGCCGGCGTCACCGGCAGCGCCAGGGTGCTGGGCCAGCCGGCGGGCGCTCGGCAGCTGCGCTCCCGGATCGGCTACGTCACCCAGGCCGCGAGCGTGTACGACGACCTCAGCGTGCGCGAGAACCTCCGCTTCTTCGCCCGGGTGCTCGGCGTGGGAGCGGCCCGGGTGGACGCGCTCGTCGAGCAGGTGGACCTCGTCGACCACCGCGACCAGGTCGTCCGCGACCTCAGCGGTGGCCAGCGCTCCCGGGTGAGCCTTGCCGTCGCGCTGCTGCACAGCCCGGACCTCCTGGTGCTCGACGAGCCGACTGTCGGCCTCGACCCGGTGCTGCGGTTGCAGCTGTGGAAGATGTTCCACGACCTCGCCGATGCAGGAGCCGCCGTCCTCGTCTCCAGCCACGTCATGGACGAGGCCGAGCGGTGCGACCGGCTGCTGCTGATGCGCGACGGCGTCTTCCTGGCCGACGGCACCCCTGCGGAGATCAAGCAGCGGACCGGCACGACCACCGTCGAGCAGGCCTTCCTCGCGATCGTCGAGGGCACGCCATGA
- a CDS encoding sugar phosphate isomerase/epimerase family protein has protein sequence MTSLFALSTASVYPENTSHAFAYAARLGYDAVEVMVSIDSTSQRSDRLKSLADYHEMPVCAVHAPCLLITQRVWGTEPWQKLERSAEMAGDLGADVVVVHPPFRWQREYADGFVDGIADLERRTGVAFAVENMYPWRAARRSMQVYLPGWDPSEQPYANTTLDLSHAATAQSDPLELAERLGDRLRHIHLTDGSGSAKDEHLVPGRGSQPCAELLEQLHGSAFDGHIVVEINTRRAGTREAREADLLESLAFARLHFSGVRG, from the coding sequence ATGACCTCGCTGTTCGCGCTGTCCACCGCCTCGGTCTACCCCGAGAACACGTCGCACGCCTTCGCCTATGCGGCCCGGTTGGGCTACGACGCGGTCGAGGTGATGGTGTCGATCGACAGCACCAGCCAGCGCTCGGACCGGTTGAAGTCGCTGGCCGACTACCACGAGATGCCGGTGTGTGCGGTGCACGCGCCCTGCCTGCTGATCACCCAACGGGTCTGGGGCACGGAGCCCTGGCAGAAGCTGGAGCGCAGCGCCGAGATGGCCGGCGACCTCGGCGCGGACGTCGTGGTGGTCCATCCGCCGTTCCGATGGCAGCGGGAGTACGCCGACGGCTTCGTCGATGGCATCGCCGACCTGGAGCGCCGTACCGGCGTCGCCTTCGCCGTCGAGAACATGTACCCGTGGCGCGCGGCCCGCCGGTCGATGCAGGTCTACCTGCCCGGGTGGGACCCCTCCGAGCAGCCCTACGCGAACACCACCTTGGACCTCTCCCATGCGGCGACCGCGCAGTCGGACCCGTTGGAGCTGGCCGAGAGGCTGGGAGATCGGCTGCGGCACATCCACCTCACCGACGGCAGCGGGTCGGCCAAGGACGAGCATCTGGTGCCCGGACGCGGGAGTCAGCCGTGTGCAGAGCTGCTCGAGCAGCTGCACGGGTCGGCCTTCGACGGGCACATCGTCGTCGAGATCAACACCCGTCGGGCCGGCACCCGTGAGGCCCGGGAGGCGGACCTGCTCGAGTCACTCGCCTTCGCCCGGTTGCACTTCTCCGGCGTGCGAGGGTGA
- a CDS encoding Ppx/GppA phosphatase family protein, translating into MRLGVLDIGSNTGHLLVVDAHAGAAPLPASSYKEPLRLAEHLDPAGMLADSGTAALTAFVANALELAEDKGCEEIYAFATSAVRDATNSEAVLAHVLEHTGADLRVLPGEDEARLTFLAVRRWFGWSSGRLAVFDIGGGSLEIATGADEAPSVAQSLPLGAGRLTREHFVGRRPDPDAVRELRRRIRADLARDAGEVLRAGAPDHAVATSKTFRSLARVCGAAPSAEGQFVRRLLAAEDLEAWIPKLVDMSLDEISGLPGVSAARAHQLVAGALVASAVMDIFEVPELEICPWALREGVLLDRIDRLSVLGG; encoded by the coding sequence GTGCGCCTGGGCGTCCTTGACATCGGCTCGAACACCGGGCACCTGCTTGTCGTCGACGCCCATGCGGGCGCGGCCCCGCTGCCGGCCTCGTCGTACAAGGAGCCGCTGCGCCTCGCCGAGCACCTGGACCCGGCCGGGATGCTGGCGGACTCGGGCACCGCGGCGCTGACCGCCTTCGTCGCCAACGCCCTGGAGCTCGCCGAGGACAAGGGCTGCGAGGAGATCTACGCCTTCGCCACCTCGGCGGTGCGCGACGCCACCAACTCCGAGGCCGTCCTGGCTCACGTCCTCGAGCACACCGGAGCGGACCTGCGGGTGCTGCCGGGCGAGGACGAGGCCCGGCTGACCTTCCTCGCCGTACGTCGCTGGTTCGGCTGGTCCTCGGGACGGCTGGCCGTCTTCGACATCGGTGGCGGCTCCCTGGAGATCGCCACCGGTGCCGACGAGGCGCCGTCGGTGGCGCAGTCCCTGCCGCTCGGTGCGGGCCGGCTGACCCGGGAGCACTTCGTCGGCAGGCGGCCCGACCCGGACGCGGTCCGTGAGCTGCGCCGCCGGATCCGGGCGGACCTCGCCCGTGACGCCGGGGAGGTACTGCGTGCTGGCGCGCCGGACCACGCCGTCGCGACCTCGAAGACCTTCCGGTCGCTGGCGCGTGTGTGTGGGGCGGCGCCCTCCGCCGAAGGGCAGTTCGTCCGCCGGCTGCTCGCCGCCGAGGACCTCGAGGCGTGGATCCCCAAGCTGGTGGACATGTCCCTCGACGAGATCTCCGGACTTCCGGGTGTCTCCGCGGCGCGGGCGCACCAGCTGGTGGCCGGAGCGCTGGTCGCCTCGGCGGTGATGGACATCTTCGAGGTCCCTGAGCTCGAGATCTGCCCGTGGGCGTTGCGTGAGGGCGTGCTGCTCGACCGGATCGACCGGCTCAGCGTGCTGGGCGGGTGA